From the genome of Malus sylvestris chromosome 6, drMalSylv7.2, whole genome shotgun sequence, one region includes:
- the LOC126626351 gene encoding uncharacterized protein LOC126626351 gives MTAGVDVHLDACESEVSKGEVVNVNVGNGNGNGNGNQSDNGFSKDDTDTDGSYVFVTGSDAIVSQDPVESDPNSSVVQNNGSVILHSEAQKDNSQSHFLNKAAAQAPHLNDGEVVVSDGAETDKDPEVADEVPVKDASRDLGQERGHDSMPTPTLSLDDQVVGDPVSKEATADGLPACHAHEQNGSSEDGHASSATVIFEDDYLQDATKPATQVVNGCASDQSSGDGLPNAHVPLVTNDSVDAPEENNGSCENADSLEKVAVENGESFSTVADNDIIGDQKAENGVSPPTEDVSTCAVDDVSPELDAVKLTEKSSEVPNPCPLVHSDSEIEAERGPVIDDTQSSSPPNDAISEPNSKSEIELEIGPVVDDTLSSFPPNDTISKEPHPKSEVESERALVVDDTLSSFPPNDARSEEPTSKSEVESESAPVVDDTLPSFPPNDEMSEESNSKAGVEYESAPLVDDTPPSFPPNDAVSEEPNSKSEVESESVLVVDDNLPSLPTNDAISEEPISKAEVESESQPVVDDTSSFPPNGAISEETKSNSEVESECLLVADDTLSNFPPNDAISEEPISKSEVESESVLILDETLSSFTPNDTISEHNSKSEIELESVPNEDDTLSSFTADGAISDPKTSHDSVDVDAGLSNLEVECVASPPLSVSDNNANEASYPAKPDIDEKLASEVQSTSALTSRAIPDDEVNTSESTILNDSFVENGTFVENGRPLTSNLDDVKIESDVNSTHQEVERTGGILGSEPSASSGEVSTADAVEGQNKGAEVEKRPFYFLIRIPRYDDENLKEEIKQAQLHVEEKTKSRDAIRSKIQMKRATCKEYFDKFEAARSEERAARDLFKAKRKEMDSVQLMINKVKNAISIEDLDYKIRNMEHSMEHETLPLKEEKQFIREIKQLKQLREQLSSSLGKQDEVQEALDQKDHVEQSSKVLRKEMDLLRENLLKAEAVTQVAKKKFNEENNMLNEILYQFRAADDIRQEAYAHLQGLRKKQYEKNKYFWRYKDDAKAANNLALSGDREQLQRLCINQVETVMELWNNNDDFRKEYLRCNNRSTLRRLRTSDGRSLGPDEEPPVIPDIVRATKNNLATVVSTPEQPKQVAPEEAEQPDDISSMKVVQQKNEIAKMKKPVKSASSEIIPETASERDNFEEEKVEVPKLTKEEEELARKTEELRKEEAEARLREQRRLEEKAKAKEAQERKKKTAEKAQARAAIRAQKEAEEKEKEREKRNRKKERKMATTTKATNDISEVECASEPSSEAPTEIPKEPETREKPVTVTKRSQKSSQLTKQTKVKSMPLPLRNRSKRRMQPWMWAVAAIVLIFALFLLGNGGSSYFKATLEKFF, from the exons ATGACGGCCGGCGTGGATGTGCACCTTGATGCCTGTGAATCAGAGGTGTCCAAAGGCGAGGTTGTCAATGTCAATGTTGGGAATGGGAATGGGAATGGGAATGGGAATCAGAGCGACAACGGTTTTTCTAAGGACGACACCGACACTGACGGCTCTTATGTCTTTGTGACCGGGAGTGATGCCATTGTTTCCCAAGACCCTGTCGAGTCTGATCCAAACAGTAGCGTTGTTCAGAACAATGGCAGTGTTATTCTTCACTCGGAGGCTCAAAAGGACAATTCCCAATCTCATTTCCTCAACAAGGCTGCCGCACAAGCCCCACATCTCAATGACGGGGAGGTGGTGGTCTCTGACGGAGCAGAGACTGATAAGGATCCAGAAGTAGCCGACGAGGTGCCCGTGAAAGATGCTTCGAGGGATCTAGGCCAAGAGAGGGGGCATGATTCAATGCCAACCCCAACCCTGTCGTTGGATGACCAAGTTGTGGGTGATCCCGTGTCCAAGGAAGCTACTGCAGACGGCTTGCCTGCTTGTCATGCTCATGAACAGAATGGATCTTCTGAAGATGGCCACGCCTCGTCTGCCACAGTAATTTTTGAAGATGACTATCTCCAGGATGCGACGAAGCCAGCTACTCAAGTTGTCAACGGCTGTGCCTCTGATCAAAGTAGTGGAGATGGCTTGCCGAATGCTCATGTGCCTCTAGTTACAAATGACTCGGTTGATGCACCTGAAGAGAATAATGGATCGTGTGAAAATGCTGATAGTTTGGAGAAAGTAGCtgttgaaaatggtgaaagctTTTCAACTGTTGCTGATAATGATATAATAGGAGATCAAAAGgctgagaatggggtttctccacCTACGGAAGATGTTTCAACTTGCGCTGTTGATGACGTGAGTCCAGAGCTTGATGCTGTAAAGTTAACTGAGAAGAGTAGTGAAGTCCCCAATCCTTGCCCCCTTGTGCATTCAGACTCAGAAATTGAAGCTGAGAGGGGACCCGTTATAGATGATACACAGTCAAGTTCCCCACCTAATGATGCAATATCAGAACCCAATTCAAAATCAGAAATTGAATTGGAGATTGGGCCCGTTGTAGATGATACTCTGTCAAGTTTCCCACCTAATGATACTATATCAAAAGAACCCCATCCAAAATCAGAAGTTGAATCTGAGAGAGCCCTAGTTGTCGATGATACTCTGTCAAGTTTCCCACCAAATGATGCAAGATCAGAGGAACCCACTTCAAAATCAGAAGTTGAATCAGAAAGTGCACCTGTTGTAGATGATACTCTGCCAAGTTTCCCACCCAATGATGAAATGTCAGAAGAATCCAATTCAAAAGCAGGAGTTGAATATGAAAGTGCGCCCCTTGTGGATGATACTCCACCAAGTTTCCCACCAAATGATGCAGTATCAGAAGAACCAAATTCAAAATCTGAAGTTGAATCTGAAAGTGTGCTCGTTGTAGATGATAATCTGCCAAGTCTCCCAACCAATGATGCAATATCAGAAGAACCCATTTCAaaagcagaagttgaatctGAGAGTCAGCCAGTTGTGGATGATACCTCAAGTTTCCCACCGAATGGTGCAATATCGGAAGAAACCAAATCAAACTCAGAAGTTGAATCTGAGTGTCTGCTCGTTGCAGATGATACTTTGTCAAATTTCCCACCAAATGATGCAATATCAGAAGAACCCATTTCAAAATCAGAAGTTGAATCTGAAAGTGTGCTCATTCTAGATGAAACCCTGTCAAGTTTCACACCTAATGACACGATATCAGAACACAATTCAAAATCAGAAATAGAATTGGAGAGTGTTCCCAATGAAGATGATACTCTGTCAAGTTTCACAGCAGATGGTGCAATATCAGATCCCAAGACCAGCCATGATTCTGTTGATGTAGATGCTGGTTTGTCAAATTTGGAGGTTGAATGTGTTGCCAGCCCTCCTTTATCTGTTTCTGACAACAATGCAAATGAAGCTAGCTATCCTGCTAAGCCAGATATTGATGAAAAGCTAGCGTCTGAAGTTCAGAGTACATCTGCTCTGACAAGCAGAGCTATCCCCGATGATGAAGTCAACACATCTGAATCCACAATTCTGAATGACTCTTTTGTTGAGAATGGCACTTTTGTGGAGAATGGAAGGCCGCTAACTAGCAACCTGGATGATGTTAAAATTGAAAGTGATGTTAATTCAACACATCAAGAAGTGGAGCGCACTGGCGGAATTCTTGGATCTGAACCCTCAGCTTCTTCTGGGGAAGTTTCCACTGCTGATGCTGTGGAAGGGCAGAATAAGGGTGCTGAGGTAGAAAAAAGGCCGTTCTACTTCTTGATAAGGATTCCAAGATATGATgatgaaaatttaaaagaaGAGATTAAACAGGCTCAGTTACATGTTGAAGAAAAAACTAAAAGCCGGGATGCTATTCGTTCCAAAATCCAAATGAAAAGG GCTACTTGTAAGGAGTATTTCGATAAATTTGAAGCTGCCAGATCTGAAGAGAGAGCTGCACGAGACCTGTTTAAGGCCAAGCGCAAGGAAATGGATTCTGTTCAATTAATGATTAACAAAGTGAAGAATGCAATCTCTATTGAGGATTTGGATTATAAA ATACGCAATATGGAACACAGTATGGAGCATGAGACCTTGCCTTTGAAGGAAGAAAAGCAATTTATTCGAGAAATTAAGCAACTGAAGCAACTTCGTGAACAGCTCTCTTCTAGCCTGGGTAAGCAGGATGAAGTTCAAGAAGCTTTAGACCAGAAAGACCATGTTGAACAGAGCTCAAAG GTTCTGAGGAAGGAAATGGATCTACTCAGAGAAAATCTTCTCAAAGCAGAGGCAGTCACTCAAGTTGCTAAGAAGAAATTTAATGAAGAAAATAATATGCTGAACGAAATACTTTATCAGTTTAGAGCTGCAGATGACATTCGTCAAGAAGCATATGCACATTTACAGGGTTTGAGGAAAAAACAATATGAAAAG AACAAATACTTTTGGAGGTACAAGGATGATGCGAAGGCTGCTAATAATCTGGCACTGAGCGGAGATAGGGAACAATTACAACGTTTGTGTATCAATCAG gtGGAAACAGTTATGGAACTCTGGAATAATAATGATGATTTCCGGAAAGAATACTTGAGATGTAACAACAGGAGTACATTAAGGAGGTTGAGAACCTCAGATGGGCGCTCTCTTGGTCCTGATGAGGAGCCCCCTGTAATACCTGATATCGTAAGAGCAACCAAGAATAATTTGGCAACAGTGGTTTCCACTCCTGAACAACCAAAGCAAGTTGCCCCTGAGGAGGCTGAACAACCAGATGACATATCTTCAATGAAGGTTGTTCAACAGAAAAATGAGATAGCTAAAATGAAGAAGCCTGTGAAATCCGCTTCCTCAGAAATTATCCCAGAAACTGCTTCTGAAAGAGACAATTTTGAAGAGGAAAAGGTAGAAGTCCCTAAATTAacaaaggaggaagaagagttGGCCAGAAAGACAGAAGAATTGAGAAAGGAAGAAGCAGAAGCTAGGTTGAGAGAGCAGCGTAGACTGGAGGAGAAGGCCAAAGCTAAGGAAGCAcaggagaggaaaaaaaaaacagcggAGAAGGCCCAAGCCAGAGCTGCCATAAGAGCACAGAAGGAAGCGGAGGAGAAAGAGAAG GAAAGGGAGAAGAGGAATaggaagaaggaaagaaagatgGCGACTACAACAAAGGCTACAAATGATATTAGTGAAGTAGAATGTGCTTCAGAACCAAGCTCAGAGGCACCAACTGAAATTCCTAAGGAGCCTGAAACTAGAGAGAAACCGGTGACAGTAACAAAGAGGTCTCAGAAATCATCGCAGTTGACAAAGCAAACCAAGGTAAAATCCATGCCTCTGCCTCTTCGCAACCGCAGTAAGAGAAGGATGCAGCCTTGGATGTGGGCTGTAGCGGCAATTGTGCTCATCTTTGCCTTGTTTTTGCTGGGCAATGGAGGCAGCTCCTATTTTAAAGCTACGCTGGAAAAGTTTTTCTGA
- the LOC126626350 gene encoding uncharacterized protein LOC126626350 isoform X2 — translation MMISNKHPRKTTFFLKRSESTPPQSQPTNLDNIVPRNNKSPLVEFPTSQLIFGEERLHFVHPQHPLSQVILPDLFTCAGCKEYGAGKRFICQLCDFQLHDFCALAPPALKNHPFHIQHQLVFYSKAGGIAQSKCDICHKPSKGYAFRCSACSFQMHPCCAMLSSEINLQTHPHTLRLLSAADSSSRSFVCGECRRRRSGRVYHCTVCDYHLHAVCAKNMINGLQENGLKGREKPSVLGTAARLASQVVTEFIGGLIEGLGEGVAEVLVQDIARSGRPNARRSSNSPD, via the exons ATGATGATAAGCAATAAACACCCGAGGAAGACAACTTTTTTCCTCAAGAGGTCAGAATCAACTCCCCCCCAATCCCAACCCACAAATTTAGATAATATTGTCCCTAGAAATAACAAGTCTCCTTTGGTCGAATTCCCCACATCTCAGCTGATATTTGGGGAAGAGAGACTTCATTTCGTTCATCCACAACACCCCCTGTCCCAAGTGATCCTGCCCGACCTCTTCACCTGCGCAGGCTGCAAGGAGTACGGCGCCGGCAAGAGGTTCATTTGTCAACTATGTGACTTTCAGCTGCATGATTTTTGTGCCTTAGCTCCTCCAGCTCTAAAGAACCATCCCTTCCACATCCAACACCAACTTGTTTTCTATTCTAAAGCAG GAGGAATTGCACAATCCAAGTGCGATATTTGTCACAAGCCAAGCAAAGGTTATGCCTTCAGATGCAGCGCATGCAGCTTCCAGATGCATCCTTGCTGTGCGATGCTGTCATCAGAAATAAACCTCCAGACTCACCCACATACCCTAAGACTTTTATCAGCAGCTGATTCTTCTAGTAGGAGTTTTGTTTGTGGGGAGTGCAGGAGGAGGAGGTCGGGCAGGGTTTACCACTGCACGGTGTGCGATTACCATCTGCATGCAGTGTGCGCTAAGAACATGATAAATGGGTTGCAAGAGAACGGCCTCAAGGGACGTGAAAAGCCGAGTGTGTTGGGGACTGCTGCTCGCCTTGCGTCTCAAGTTGTCACTGAATTCATCGGCGGCCTCATTGAGGGGCTTGGGGAAGGTGTTGCTGAAGTCTTGGTTCAAGATATTGCCAGGTCAGGAAGACCAAATGCCCGCCGATCATCCAATTCTCCTGACTGA
- the LOC126626352 gene encoding squamosa promoter-binding-like protein 14, producing the protein MMENAGGQVAAPIYIHRTLSGRFCDSPVMGRKRDLPYQGPNYQHPHSQQPRFANPGNDWNPRVWDWDTVRFVAKPLDSRMMHLGSTSTTEQRNKEEASGPVKDTAEDEDDESLQLNLAGGFTSVEEPVPRPNKRVRSGSPGNGNGNYPMCQVDNCKEDLSNAKDYHRRHKVCEVHSKSTRALVAKQMQRFCQQCSRFHPLSEFDEGKRSCRRRLAGHNRRRRKTQPEDVTSRLTLPGDGDNKIIGNSDIINLLAAIARPQGKNDVRNINGSSVLDREQLLRVLSKINSLPLPAELAAKLPNLGSLTRKASELLSLDLQNKLNGRASASTMDLLTVLSATLATSAPEAHAKLSQKCSQSSDSEKTKLTCSDQAAEPNLHKIPPQEIHSAGGERSSTSYQSPMEDSDCQVQEARVNLPLQLFSSSPENDSPPKLASSRKYFSSDSSNPTEDRSPSSSPPVVQTLFPLKSLAETVKSEKLLVSKEGSANPDTSWTCGSNMPFDLFRGSNKGAEASSIQNFPNQPGYTSSGSDHSPSSLNSDVQDRTGRILFKLFDKDPSHLPGTLRTQIYNWLSSSPSEMESYIRPGCVVLSVYVSMPSASWEQLEENLVQRVSSLVQSSDSDFWRSGRFLVNTGRQLASHKDGKIRTCKAWRSCSSPELISVSPLAVVGGQETSLLLRGRNLNNLGTRIHCTYMGGYTSKEATGSACRGTMYDEINLGSFQIHDASPGVLGRCFIEVENGFKGNSFPVIIADATICRELKVLESVFDAEAKVCDVISVAGSHDYGRPTSRDEVLHFLNELGWLFQRKRICSMLQEPHYTLSRFKFLLTFTVEKDCCALVKTLLDILFERNFDSDALSGGLVMLSDMQLLNRAVKRRCRKMVDLLINYSTANRDSDKRYIFPPNLAGPGGMTPLHLAACMSSTDDIIDALTNDPLEIGLNCWKSLLDANGESPYAYALMRNNYSYNNLVARKLADRRNSQITVTIGNERDQHQMSMELEHRTSTQFRQGSRSCTKCAIAATKYTRRVPGAQGLLQRPFIHSMLAIAAVCVCVCLFLRGLPDIGLVAPFKWENLGYGTI; encoded by the exons ATGATGGAAAACGCCGGCGGCCAAGTTGCTGCTCCAATTTACATTCACCGGACGCTTTCGGGCCGGTTTTGTGATTCGCCGGTCATGGGGAGGAAGCGCGATCTCCCTTACCAGGGCCCCAATTATCAACACCCCCACTCGCAGCAGCCGCGCTTCGCAAACCCCGGCAACGACTGGAATCCTCGCGTTTGGGACTGGGACACTGTCAGATTTGTTGCCAAGCCGCTGGACTCCAGGATGATGCATCTGGGTTCTACTTCCACAACAGAGCAGAGGAACAAAGAGGAAGCTTCTGGGCCTGTGAAGGACACGGCAGAAGACGAAGACGACGAGAGCCTTCAGCTGAATCTCGCCGGTGGCTTCACCTCTGTGGAGGAGCCTGTGCCCAGGCCCAATAAAAGGGTCCGGTCTGGATCTCCAGGGAATGGGAATGGCAACTACCCTATGTGCCAAGTTGATAACTGTAAGGAAGATCTGTCAAATGCCAAGGACTACCATCGCCGACATAAAGTCTGTGAGGTTCACAGTAAATCCACCAGAGCCCTTGTTGCCAAGCAGATGCAGAGATTCTGCCAGCAGTGCAGCAG gtttcaccCCCTTTCAGAGTTTGATGAGGGGAAGAGGAGTTGTAGACGGAGACTTGCGGGGCATaaccggagaagaagaaaaacccaACCAGAGGATGTTACTTCACGGCTCACTCTCCCAGGAGATGGGGATAACAAAATCATTGGAAATAGTGATATCATCAACTTGCTAGCTGCTATAGCTCGTCCTCAAG GGAAAAATGATGTCAGAAATATCAATGGCTCATCAGTGTTGGACAGAGAGCAGCTCCTTCGGGTTCTTAGTAAGATAAATTCGTTACCTTTGCCAGCAgaacttgctgccaagttgccTAATCTTGGAAGTTTGACTAGGAAAGCTTCTGAACTGCTTTCTTTAGATCTTCAAAACAAATTGAATGGAAGAGCATCTGCATCAACCATGGATTTGCTTACTGTACTATCTGCTACTCTAGCAACATCTGCTCCTGAAGCTCACGCAAAGTTATCTCAAAAGTGCAGCCAGAGCAGTGACAGTGAGAAAACTAAGTTGACCTGCTCTGACCAGGCAGCTGAACCCAATTTGCACAAGATACCTCCACAAGAGATTCATTCAGCCGGGGGAGAGAGAAGTAGCACTAGTTACCAGTCTCCCATGGAAGATTCAGATTGCCAAGTTCAAGAAGCTCGAGTTAATTTACCCTTACAGCTATTTAGCTCCTCACCTGAGAATGACAGCCCGCCAAAACTGGCTTCTTCTAGAAAGTATTTCTCTTCTGACAGTAGTAATCCCACTGAAGATAGGTCTCCTTCATCTTCCCCTCCTGTTGTGCAAACACTGTTTCCACTGAAGAGTTTGGCAGAGACTGTTAAGTCCGAGAAGTTGTTGGTAAGCAAAGAGGGCAGTGCAAACCCCGACACTAGCTGGACTTGTGGCAGTAACATGCCTTTTGATCTTTTTAGAGGGTCAAATAAGGGAGCTGAAGCGAGCTCCATTCAAAACTTTCCTAACCAACCTGGCTATACTTCTTCTGGTTCGGACCATTCACCTTCTAGTTTAAATTCTGATGTGCAG GATCGCACTGGAAGGATATTATTTAAGCTCTTTGATAAAGATCCAAGTCATTTACCAGGGACATTGCGGACACAG ATATACAATTGGCTTTCCAGCAGTCCATCTGAAATGGAGAGCTACATAAGGCCTGGTTGTGTCGTTCTATCAGTTTATGTATCAATGCCATCTGCTTCCTGGGAGCAA CTTGAAGAAAACCTGGTTCAGCGTGTCAGTTCTTTGGTTCAGAGTTCAGATTCTGATTTTTGGAGAAGTGGGAGGTTTTTAGTTAATACAGGCAGGCAATTAGCATCACACAAAGATG GAAAAATTCGTACATGCAAAGCTTGGAGATCATGTAGTTCTCCAGAGTTGATCTCTGTGTCCCCTTTGGCTGTCGTGGGTGGGCAAGAAACCTCTCTTCTGTTAAGGGGTAGAAATTTGAATAATCTTGGCACCAG GATTCATTGCACGTATATGGGTGGTTACACGTCAAAGGAAGCTACTGGTTCAGCATGTCGTGGAACGATGTATGATGAGATAAACTTGGGTAGTTTCCAAATTCATGATGCATCTCCTGGTGTTCTTGGTCGCTGTTTTATAGAG GtggaaaatggttttaagggcAACAGTTTTCCAGTGATAATAGCTGATGCTACAATCTGCAGAGAATTGAAAGTCCTTGAGTCAGTGTTTGATGCTGAGGCAAAAGTATGTGATGTAATATCAGTAGCTGGAAGTCATGATTATGGGCGGCCGACATCAAGGGATGAAGTCCTACACTTTTTGAATGAGCTTGGATGGCTTTTCCAAAGAAAAAGGATATGTTCCATGCTTCAAGAGCCTCATTATACACTCAGCCGTTTCAAATTTTTACTCACATTCACTGTCGAGAAAGACTGTTGTGCTTTGGTTAAAACACTTCTAGACATACTATTTGAAAGAAATTTCGACAGTGATGCGCTGTCGGGAGGATTGGTTATGCTGTCAGACATGCAGCTTCTGAACCGGGCAGTAAAAAGGAGGTGCAGGAAGATGGTTGACTTGCTCATTAATTATTCTACAGCCAACCGTGACAGTGACAAGCGTTATATTTTTCCACCTAATCTTGCTGGACCTGGTGGCATGACCCCTCTTCATTTGGCTGCTTGTATGTCAAGTACAGATGACATAATTGATGCTTTGACAAATGACCCGCTGgag ATTGGATTGAACTGCTGGAAGTCTCTTTTGGATGCTAATGGGGAGTCTCCGTATGCTTAtgctttgatgaggaataattacTCTTATAACAACTTGGTGGCTCGAAAGCTTGCTGACAGAAGAAATAGTCAGATTACTGTCACAATTGGAAATGAGAGAGATCAACATCAGATGAGTATGGAGCTGGAGCACAGGACAAGTACCCAATTCAGACAAGGTAGTAGATCATGTACCAAGTGTGCAATTGCAGCTACAAAGTACACTAGGAGGGTTCCCGGTGCTCAAGGCTTGCTTCAGCGTCCCTTCATTCATTCTATGCTTGCCATAGCTGCTGTTTGTGTATGTGTCTGCTTGTTCTTGAGAGGCTTACCGGATATTGGCTTAGTTGCTCCTTTCAAGTGGGAGAATTTGGGTTACGGCACAATTTAA
- the LOC126626350 gene encoding uncharacterized protein LOC126626350 isoform X1: MMISNKHPRKTTFFLKRSESTPPQSQPTNLDNIVPRNNKSPLVEFPTSQLIFGEERLHFVHPQHPLSQVILPDLFTCAGCKEYGAGKRFICQLCDFQLHDFCALAPPALKNHPFHIQHQLVFYSKAVKGGIAQSKCDICHKPSKGYAFRCSACSFQMHPCCAMLSSEINLQTHPHTLRLLSAADSSSRSFVCGECRRRRSGRVYHCTVCDYHLHAVCAKNMINGLQENGLKGREKPSVLGTAARLASQVVTEFIGGLIEGLGEGVAEVLVQDIARSGRPNARRSSNSPD; this comes from the exons ATGATGATAAGCAATAAACACCCGAGGAAGACAACTTTTTTCCTCAAGAGGTCAGAATCAACTCCCCCCCAATCCCAACCCACAAATTTAGATAATATTGTCCCTAGAAATAACAAGTCTCCTTTGGTCGAATTCCCCACATCTCAGCTGATATTTGGGGAAGAGAGACTTCATTTCGTTCATCCACAACACCCCCTGTCCCAAGTGATCCTGCCCGACCTCTTCACCTGCGCAGGCTGCAAGGAGTACGGCGCCGGCAAGAGGTTCATTTGTCAACTATGTGACTTTCAGCTGCATGATTTTTGTGCCTTAGCTCCTCCAGCTCTAAAGAACCATCCCTTCCACATCCAACACCAACTTGTTTTCTATTCTAAAGCAG ttaAAGGAGGAATTGCACAATCCAAGTGCGATATTTGTCACAAGCCAAGCAAAGGTTATGCCTTCAGATGCAGCGCATGCAGCTTCCAGATGCATCCTTGCTGTGCGATGCTGTCATCAGAAATAAACCTCCAGACTCACCCACATACCCTAAGACTTTTATCAGCAGCTGATTCTTCTAGTAGGAGTTTTGTTTGTGGGGAGTGCAGGAGGAGGAGGTCGGGCAGGGTTTACCACTGCACGGTGTGCGATTACCATCTGCATGCAGTGTGCGCTAAGAACATGATAAATGGGTTGCAAGAGAACGGCCTCAAGGGACGTGAAAAGCCGAGTGTGTTGGGGACTGCTGCTCGCCTTGCGTCTCAAGTTGTCACTGAATTCATCGGCGGCCTCATTGAGGGGCTTGGGGAAGGTGTTGCTGAAGTCTTGGTTCAAGATATTGCCAGGTCAGGAAGACCAAATGCCCGCCGATCATCCAATTCTCCTGACTGA